The Alphaproteobacteria bacterium genome contains a region encoding:
- a CDS encoding DUF6468 domain-containing protein, which produces MSNGLGLMIESLVAVLLVLTITFCIVLNRRLKKLKADEQALKATISELITATEIAERAIAGLKMTVRDCDQNLSERLRAGEGLARELATQLDGGRQVLVQLAQITLAARAPYPTIAEPLPTHDAQATAQAAAAFAARARSRFGQAA; this is translated from the coding sequence ATGATCGAAAGCCTGGTCGCGGTGCTCTTGGTGCTGACCATCACGTTTTGCATCGTGCTCAACAGGCGGCTGAAGAAGCTCAAGGCCGACGAGCAGGCGCTCAAGGCCACCATCTCGGAGCTGATCACGGCGACTGAAATCGCCGAGCGCGCGATCGCCGGGTTGAAGATGACGGTGCGCGATTGCGACCAGAACCTCTCGGAACGGCTGCGCGCGGGCGAGGGGCTTGCGCGGGAACTCGCCACACAGCTCGACGGCGGGCGGCAGGTCCTCGTGCAGCTCGCGCAGATCACGCTCGCGGCGCGGGCACCATATCCCACGATCGCGGAACCTTTGCCGACGCATGATGCGCAGGCGACCGCACAGGCGGCGGCCGCGTTCGCGGCGCGCGCGCGCTCGCGATTT